In one window of Henckelia pumila isolate YLH828 chromosome 1, ASM3356847v2, whole genome shotgun sequence DNA:
- the LOC140860214 gene encoding F-box/FBD/LRR-repeat protein At1g13570-like, with amino-acid sequence MEKDSDQDLIGELPQSIVEIILAKLPIRHAVRTSILSRRWRFRWASLTHLVFDDNCVVYDNDRSVVENNLSNFITKFLFLHNGPIHKFAISTSYLQGAPDVDQWLLFISRKEVKELVLELGEGEWFRAPSCLFSCKKLTHLELVRCELEIPPNFRGFLCLKYLNLQQVLIPPSDIEYLISSCPLLESLTLSYFDSLELTVHAPKLKYLILEGEFKDICLANTPNLVAISVAMYMTDDIAEHFEHSSSCNFDKFLGGVPKLQRLIGHIYFTKYLSIGNRRGWKPFTYHQLMFIELYQVSFDDEKEVCVVLHLIENSPNLLELQISGSSTSSAATRNIDLDFWDRKLSSKCLFQQLRTVKMADVFGVPSELNFIKYLLEHSPVLESMSITPSLYVRDRRLSMSIDMLSFRRASPKARVIFNPDQA; translated from the exons atGGAAAAGGATTCTGATCAAGATCTTATAGGCGAACTGCCTCAAAGCATCGTTGAAATCATCCTTGCAAAGCTTCCAATAAGGCATGCTGTAAGAACGAGCATATTGTCAAGAAGATGGAGGTTTAGATGGGCCTCGCTGACGCATCTCGTATTCGATGATAATTGTGTAGTCTATGACAATGATAGATCGGTCGTCGAAAACAATCTTTCGAACTTCATCACCAAGTTTTTGTTTCTACATAATGGGCCGATTCATAAGTTCGCTATATCTACATCATACTTGCAAGGCGCGCCTGATGTTGATCAATGGCTTCTTTTCATTTCACGGAAAGAAGTCAAAGAATTGGTTCTTGAATTAGGAGAAGGTGAGTGGTTTAGGGCACCATCTTGCCTTTTCTCTTGTAAGAAGCTGACTCATTTGGAGCTTGTTCGATGTGAACTAGAAATCCCACCAAACTTCAGAGGATTTTTGTGTTTGAAATACCTCAATCTTCAGCAAGTCTTAATCCCCCCTTCTGATATTGAATATCTCATTTCAAGTTGCCCTCTTCTCGAGAGCTTGACATTGTCGTACTTTGATAGCTTAGAGCTCACTGTCCATGCTCCAAAACTTAAATACTTGATTTTAGAAGGCGAATTCAAGGATATTTGTCTTGCTAACACTCCAAATTTGGTTGCTATATCTGTTGCTATGTATATGACTGATGACATTGCTGAGCACTTCGAACATAGTTCTAGTTGTAACTTCGATAAGTTTCTTGGTGGTGTTCCCAAGCTTCAGAGGCTCATTGGGCATATATACTTCACAAAA TATTTGAGTATTGGTAATCGTCGAGGATGGAAACCGTTTACCTATCACCAGCTAATGTTTATTGAGTTGTATCAAGTTAGCTTTGATGACGAGAAAGAGGTGTGTGTTGTGCTTCATCTAATTGAGAATTCCCCAAACTTGCTAGAGCTGCAAATCTCC GGTTCCTCAACTTCATCAGCTGCAACCAGAAATATTGATTTGGATTTTTGGGATAGAAAATTATCTTCAAAATGCTTGTTTCAACAGTTGAGAACTGTGAAGATGGCTGATGTTTTTGGTGTGCCTAGTGAACTGAATTTTATCAAGTATTTACTCGAGCATTCGCCTGTCCTTGAGTCAATGAGTATAACCCCGAGCCTATATGTGCGTGATAGAAGATTGAGTATGTCAATAGATATGTTGAGCTTTCGCCGGGCTTCTCCAAAAGCAAGAGTCATTTTTAACCCGGATCAAGCATGA